One Malus domestica chromosome 11, GDT2T_hap1 genomic region harbors:
- the LOC103429886 gene encoding gibberellin 2-beta-dioxygenase 8-like has translation MVAVPFSWLLICYKNQPPAQQQDDNLHCSEKKMASESYPPLFRSHTDSTQAADLDDQLNPVHDLEDPIPLVDLQSLKLGEACEFWGIFRLVDHGVPPTLLTQLEEHAKAVFSLPFESKQSLITSPLSYFWGTPALTPSGAALSTKGTSTLQNINWVEGLNVPLAQLSQFQTDNPTVASFSLVLEEYGKHLARLATTIFEAMVKSLGMDPIESKSHLSNSTGVVRVYRYPPHCSNSASASAWGMDVHTDSSVLSILNQDDVGGLEVLKDTEWFNVNPIPSTLVVNLGDMMQAISDDKYKSVKHRVKVNRSKERISICYFVFPGEGSVIRSSNYKPFTYSDFQKEVQKDLKTVGYKVGLERFKA, from the exons ATGGTTGCTGTCCCATTCTCTTGGCTGCTCATTTGCTATAAGAATCAGCCTCCTGCCCAACAACAAGACGATAACCTCCATTGTTCTGAGAAAAAAATGGCTTCTGAATCCTACCCTCCTCTGTTCCGTTCACACACAGATTCAACCCAGGCCGCTGATTTGGATGACCAACTCAACCCAGTTCATGATTTGGAGGATCCGATTCCTCTGGTGGATCTCCAGAGCCTGAAACTTGGGGAGGCATGTGAGTTTTGGGGCATTTTTCGTTTGGTCGACCATGGAGTTCCTCCAACCCTTTTGACCCAACTTGAAGAGCATGCCAAAGCGGTTTTTTCCCTGCCGTTTGAATCCAAACAGAGCCTTATCACCAGCCCTCTGTCCTACTTCTGGGGTACCCCTGCCCTAACTCCATCTGGGGCAGCCTTATCAACAAAGGGTACTAGTACCCTCCAGAATATCAATTGGGTTGAAGGACTGAATGTCCCTCTAGCTCAACTCAGTCAATTCCAAACTGACAATCCCACAGTTGCTTCTTTCAG CCTTGTGCTGGAAGAATATGGGAAGCACCTAGCCAGGCTAGCCACAACTATATTTGAAGCTATGGTAAAAAGCCTTGGAATGGATCCAATAGAATCCAAATCCCACTTATCCAATTCCACTGGCGTTGTACGTGTCTATCGCTACCCCCCACATTGCTCCAACTCTGCATCTGCATCTGCATGGGGCATGGACGTCCACACTGACAGCTCTGTGCTCTCGATACTAAACCAAGATGATGTCGGtggactcgaagttctcaaagACACCGAGTGGTTCAATGTAAACCCAATTCCCAGCACACTAGTTGTCAACCTCGGGGACATGATGCAG GCGATAAGCGACGACAAATACAAGAGTGTGAAGCACAGAGTGAAGGTGAACAGAAGCAAAGAGAGAATTTCAATCTGCTACTTCGTGTTTCCTGGAGAAGGCAGTGTGATTCGGAGCTCAAACTACAAGCCCTTTACATACAGTGACTTTCAGAAGGAAGTGCAGAAAGATTTAAAGACTGTTGGTTATAAGGTTGGGCTCGAGAGATTCAAAGCTTAG
- the LOC103422672 gene encoding PHD finger-like domain-containing protein 5A, with product MAKHHPDLIMCRKQPGIAIGRLCEKCDGKCVVCDSYVRPCTLVRVCDECNYGSFQGRCVICGGVGISDAYYCKECTQQEKDRDGCPKIVNLGSAKTDLFYERKKYGFKKR from the coding sequence ATGGCCAAACATCACCCTGATCTGATTATGTGCCGGAAACAACCGGGGATCGCCATTGGACGGCTTTGCGAGAAGTGTGATGGCAAGTGTGTGGTCTGCGACTCCTACGTCCGTCCTTGCACCCTTGTGAGGGTTTGTGATGAATGCAACTACGGATCTTTCCAAGGCCGGTGTGTAATCTGCGGCGGAGTTGGAATTTCCGATGCCTACTATTGCAAAGAGTGTACGCAGCAGGAGAAGGATAGGGATGGATGTCCAAAGATTGTGAATTTAGGTAGTGCGAAAACCGACCTCTTTTACGAACGCAAGAAATATGGCTTTAAGAAACGATGA
- the LOC103447379 gene encoding selT-like protein, translated as MDRAQLVLLGLPLFLFCTDLLNLFTPPPPPPHKPPHHHHPHPHPHLQHQHQPPPVAKETLDFPSEKPSAFGAIGVGSTVKISFCTSCSYKGNAVTVTKMLEAAFPGIHVDLSNYPPPLPKRVVSKLVPVAQVGVFGIVMAGEHIFPMLGFATPPAWYYSLRANRFGTIASTLLLGNALQSFLQGTGAFEVYLNDELVFSKLKEGRFPGELELRDAIASKLGSSRITDSALWS; from the exons ATGGATCGAGCACAGCTTGTTCTGCTAGGGCTACCACTCTTCCTCTTCTGCACAGACCTCCTAAACCTCTTTACTCCGCCCCCTCCTCCGCCCCACAAGCCTCCTCACCACCACCATCCCCATCCCCATCCCCACCTCCAACACCAACACCAGCCTCCTCCAGTCGCCAAAGAAACCCTAGACTTCCCCTCAGAG AAACCAAGCGCTTTTGGGGCAATCGGCGTCGGCAGCACGGTCAAAATTAGCTTCTGCACTTCTTGCTCTTACAA GGGGAATGCGGTAACAGTGACGAAGATGTTGGAGGCTGCTTTCCCTGGAATCCATGTTGATCTTTCGAACTATCCTCCGCCCCTTCCAAAGCGTGTGGTCAGCAAGCTCGTTCCGGTTGCTCAAGTTGGAGTTTTTGGGATTGTAATGGCGGGTGAGCATATTTTTCCGATGTTGGGGTTTGCGACACCTCCTGCTTGGTATTATTCTCTGCGTGCAAATAGATTTGGTACCATTGCAtccactttgcttcttggcaaTGCATTGCAGTCCTTCCTCCAAGGCACTGGTGCTTTCGAAGTTTACCTCAACGATGAATTG GTTTTCTCTAAGCTGAAGGAGGGAAGATTTCCGGGCGAGCTTGAACTAAGAGATGCCATTGCAAGTAAGTTGGGTAGTTCAAGAATCACAGACTCAGCGTTATGGTCTTAG